From the Desulfosarcina sp. BuS5 genome, one window contains:
- a CDS encoding SAM hydrolase/SAM-dependent halogenase family protein, giving the protein MSVITLLTDFGIEDEYVGIMKGVILSINPSSTIVDITHKIAPQDIIDAAYRIKFSYKYFPEKTVHLVIVDPGVGSARPILAAKIQGHYFLAPDNGILTPLLDDGDIDALVFVENSEYFLESVSQTFHGRDIFAPVAAHISKGIGIMGLGRPGDIKSLARLSVEKPFIADNGELSGIIVSIDRFGNLITNIDCAILKKISCAACGLKKIKFIIGDRTVTGLSKSYNSVKSKIPLAIIGSRGCLEIAVNCGSAKDFFNASKYDKIKVRKL; this is encoded by the coding sequence ATGTCTGTAATTACTCTTCTTACTGATTTCGGCATTGAAGATGAGTATGTCGGAATTATGAAAGGAGTTATCCTTTCCATAAATCCCTCTTCGACAATTGTTGATATTACGCATAAGATCGCTCCCCAGGATATCATAGATGCAGCTTACAGAATAAAATTTTCCTATAAATATTTTCCCGAAAAGACAGTCCATCTTGTTATAGTCGATCCTGGTGTGGGAAGCGCAAGACCTATTCTTGCAGCAAAAATACAGGGCCATTATTTTTTGGCTCCTGATAACGGTATACTTACCCCTTTGTTGGACGATGGGGATATCGATGCTCTTGTTTTTGTTGAGAATTCCGAATATTTCCTTGAATCCGTCAGCCAGACTTTCCATGGCAGGGATATTTTCGCTCCGGTTGCGGCCCACATATCAAAAGGGATCGGAATAATGGGGTTAGGCAGACCGGGAGATATAAAAAGTCTGGCGCGATTATCTGTGGAAAAGCCGTTTATTGCAGATAATGGTGAGCTTTCAGGAATTATAGTCTCCATAGACCGTTTTGGCAATTTGATAACAAATATTGATTGTGCGATACTGAAAAAAATTAGTTGCGCAGCTTGCGGCCTTAAAAAGATTAAGTTTATTATTGGAGACAGAACAGTTACAGGTTTATCGAAAAGTTATAATAGTGTAAAATCAAAAATACCGCTTGCCATTATTGGAAGCCGTGGATGTCTTGAAATAGCGGTTAATTGCGGCAGCGCTAAAGATTTTTTTAATGCTTCCAAATATGATAAAATAAAGGTAAGGAAATTATAG
- the ruvB gene encoding Holliday junction branch migration DNA helicase RuvB — translation MTDDVLTYSSKDNELMEGSGQPVDQEPEILSLRPERLLEYVGQPEVVETLKIAIEAALLRREPLEHLLFYGPPGLGKTTLAHIIVNEMGNNLTVTSGPALEKGGDLLGILTHLKEGDVLFVDEIHRTPKVVEEFLYPAMEDFAVDFIFDKGVHARSHRYRLKRFTLVGATTRVGLISSPLRDRFGILRNLDFYSNDDLIKITKRSSYLLDVKIDDAGAVELAKRSRGTPRIVNRLLKRVRDYTQVRANGFITKDIVEAALFLEGVDKKGLTSLDRRYLKTIIDFYNGGPVGIEAISATLQEETDTLVDLVEPYLLKIGMVMRTSSGRVAPEAAYKHLK, via the coding sequence ATGACTGATGATGTATTGACATATTCTTCCAAAGATAACGAACTTATGGAAGGTTCCGGACAACCGGTCGATCAGGAACCTGAAATCCTTTCACTGCGGCCTGAACGTCTTTTAGAATATGTGGGACAGCCGGAAGTTGTTGAAACTCTAAAAATTGCCATAGAAGCTGCCTTATTACGCCGGGAACCGCTGGAGCATCTTCTCTTTTATGGACCACCCGGACTTGGCAAAACGACCCTTGCCCATATTATTGTGAATGAGATGGGTAACAATTTAACTGTTACGTCAGGACCTGCGCTTGAAAAAGGTGGAGATCTGCTAGGCATACTGACCCATCTTAAAGAGGGGGATGTCCTTTTTGTGGACGAAATACACCGCACCCCTAAAGTTGTAGAGGAATTCCTCTATCCTGCAATGGAGGATTTTGCAGTAGATTTTATTTTTGACAAAGGCGTTCATGCCAGAAGCCATAGATACCGTTTAAAACGTTTTACACTTGTGGGAGCAACTACCAGAGTTGGGTTGATTTCATCTCCTTTAAGGGACAGGTTCGGAATTTTGCGTAATCTTGATTTTTACAGCAATGATGATCTGATCAAGATTACAAAACGGTCTTCCTATCTCCTTGATGTAAAAATCGATGATGCCGGCGCTGTGGAACTCGCAAAAAGGTCAAGGGGTACTCCTAGAATAGTAAACAGGCTTCTTAAACGTGTCCGTGATTATACACAGGTACGAGCAAACGGCTTTATTACCAAAGATATAGTGGAAGCCGCTCTCTTTCTTGAAGGAGTTGATAAAAAGGGATTAACAAGCCTGGACAGACGTTATCTTAAAACAATTATCGATTTTTATAATGGTGGACCTGTAGGAATTGAGGCAATATCCGCAACACTTCAGGAAGAGACAGACACGCTTGTTGATCTGGTTGAACCATACCTGTTAAAAATAGGTATGGTTATGAGAACATCATCAGGCCGGGTGGCGCCTGAAGCTGCATATAAACATTTAAAATAA
- the ruvA gene encoding Holliday junction branch migration protein RuvA, whose translation MIGYLEGRLLKKEDDRILLLANQIGYEVLVPAVVMDRLKIKDIGSEVSLYIYYQQTERQPKPVLIGFNHEVEKEFFQYFISVEDIGPLKAVKALSIPVREIARAIETKDAAGLTQLKGIGKRTAQKIIASLAGRMNKFALIHKADEEKTVTVQKDFEQQVLDVLVNQLGHKHADAVKMIAGAMSNNSSISTPEELFEEVYRNEKTA comes from the coding sequence ATGATCGGTTATTTAGAAGGCAGATTGTTAAAAAAAGAAGACGACAGAATTCTCCTTCTTGCAAACCAGATCGGATACGAGGTTCTGGTTCCTGCGGTTGTAATGGATAGACTGAAAATAAAGGATATCGGCAGTGAAGTATCACTCTATATTTATTACCAGCAGACCGAACGACAGCCAAAGCCTGTATTAATAGGTTTTAATCATGAGGTTGAGAAAGAATTTTTTCAGTATTTTATTTCAGTTGAAGATATTGGCCCATTAAAGGCCGTAAAAGCTCTTAGTATCCCTGTCAGGGAGATAGCACGCGCCATAGAAACAAAGGATGCCGCCGGATTAACACAGTTAAAAGGGATAGGAAAAAGAACGGCTCAAAAAATAATTGCATCCCTTGCCGGCAGGATGAATAAATTTGCCTTAATCCATAAAGCCGACGAAGAAAAAACAGTTACGGTTCAGAAAGACTTTGAACAGCAGGTACTCGATGTTCTTGTTAACCAGCTCGGGCATAAACATGCTGATGCCGTAAAAATGATAGCAGGGGCTATGAGCAATAACAGCTCTATTTCTACACCGGAGGAATTGTTTGAAGAAGTATACCGTAACGAGAAGACAGCATGA
- a CDS encoding crossover junction endodeoxyribonuclease RuvC — MVKIVGIDPGLAATGVGVVCGIDIKVKSFSYGSINTSKKKSLPQRLHHIFSKITLVLEDEKPDLMVVEDVFSLEKYPKSGIILGKVAGVILLAGCRADISIVEIPVREAKLILTGNGNADKAQLEKAVREFLNLAKPIRPFHASDALGMALIGLFRYGAI; from the coding sequence ATGGTGAAAATTGTCGGTATAGATCCGGGTCTGGCCGCCACAGGTGTAGGTGTGGTTTGCGGAATAGATATTAAAGTCAAATCTTTTTCTTACGGCAGTATTAATACTTCAAAAAAAAAGTCCCTTCCCCAGCGCCTCCATCATATTTTTTCCAAAATTACCCTTGTATTAGAAGATGAAAAACCGGATTTAATGGTTGTTGAAGATGTGTTTTCTCTTGAAAAGTATCCGAAGTCGGGGATTATTTTAGGGAAAGTTGCTGGTGTTATACTGCTTGCAGGCTGCCGGGCTGATATCTCAATAGTGGAGATTCCCGTTCGTGAAGCAAAACTGATTTTGACTGGAAATGGTAATGCAGACAAGGCGCAATTGGAAAAAGCGGTGCGGGAGTTTTTAAATCTTGCAAAACCCATAAGGCCTTTTCATGCTTCAGATGCGCTTGGGATGGCGCTTATTGGTCTGTTTCGGTATGGAGCTATATAA
- the ybgF gene encoding tol-pal system protein YbgF — protein sequence MKSILLFFIVCFILISGCALREDVYNLDNRLASLERRYSKAENRNKQLAATVHGFSKISTNEDSKLKDNFARMRAELDSLRDEVRLLSGRFEETEYLLDSRIKAFEESINKMQAGFDGLEKNVRSNKSRVVRPAWYPAVKSPPVTDKKVIDRKTKKQNPANLIYEKAKEAFDKGNFKSAREGFSSLLKLYPNSNNADNAQFWIGEIYYREKWFQKAILEYQKVIEKYPEGNKAKSALLKQSFAFLRLGDTANARLIFKKLIKKYPKSSESEIARNKLKAF from the coding sequence ATGAAATCGATTCTTTTATTTTTTATAGTTTGTTTTATCTTAATATCGGGGTGTGCCTTAAGAGAGGATGTTTATAATCTTGATAACAGGCTTGCCTCGCTTGAAAGACGTTATTCAAAAGCTGAGAACAGAAATAAACAACTGGCTGCAACGGTTCATGGTTTTAGCAAAATAAGTACGAATGAAGACAGTAAGCTAAAAGATAATTTTGCAAGGATGCGTGCCGAGCTTGACAGTCTCAGGGATGAAGTCCGGCTTCTCTCCGGCCGTTTTGAAGAGACCGAATATTTATTGGATAGCAGGATAAAGGCTTTTGAAGAATCGATTAATAAGATGCAGGCAGGCTTTGACGGGCTGGAAAAGAATGTACGTTCAAATAAAAGTCGTGTTGTCCGGCCGGCATGGTATCCTGCTGTTAAATCACCACCGGTAACCGACAAAAAAGTAATAGACAGAAAGACAAAAAAGCAAAATCCTGCTAATCTGATATATGAAAAGGCCAAAGAGGCGTTTGACAAGGGCAATTTTAAGTCAGCGCGGGAGGGCTTTTCATCTTTATTAAAGCTGTATCCTAATTCGAACAATGCGGATAATGCGCAGTTCTGGATCGGTGAAATCTATTATAGGGAGAAGTGGTTTCAAAAGGCTATTCTTGAGTATCAAAAAGTCATTGAAAAATATCCTGAAGGGAATAAAGCTAAATCTGCCCTTTTAAAGCAGAGTTTTGCTTTTTTAAGGCTGGGAGATACTGCCAATGCTCGTTTAATTTTTAAGAAATTGATAAAAAAATACCCCAAATCGAGTGAATCTGAAATTGCTAGAAATAAGTTAAAGGCTTTTTAG
- the pal gene encoding peptidoglycan-associated lipoprotein Pal: MQKRLWINLMFCFILPAMLFTASCAKKVVSTEPTTDQMIEGDTDQLSEVTDVVVDESSITESDLMKAEALAAQEKAAQEKAAREMFVSADIHFEFDSAVLSSSAQDILKLKGAWMLNNPGVSVIVEGHCDERGTSEYNIALGDRRADSAKQFIVDLGVAPERLTTISYGEERPLDPAKNEAAWAINRRAHFTLE; the protein is encoded by the coding sequence ATGCAAAAAAGATTATGGATTAACCTAATGTTCTGTTTTATTTTGCCAGCAATGCTTTTTACTGCTTCGTGCGCTAAAAAAGTTGTCAGTACTGAACCGACAACTGATCAGATGATCGAGGGTGATACAGATCAACTCTCTGAAGTAACCGACGTAGTTGTGGATGAAAGCAGTATCACAGAGTCTGACCTGATGAAGGCGGAGGCTTTAGCTGCCCAGGAAAAAGCTGCCCAGGAAAAAGCTGCCAGAGAAATGTTTGTCAGTGCAGATATACATTTTGAGTTTGACAGCGCTGTTCTTTCATCATCGGCACAGGACATCCTTAAACTTAAAGGAGCATGGATGCTGAACAATCCCGGGGTTTCGGTTATTGTTGAAGGGCATTGTGATGAACGCGGCACCAGTGAATATAATATAGCTTTGGGCGACAGACGCGCAGATAGCGCAAAGCAATTCATAGTAGACCTTGGTGTTGCCCCCGAACGATTAACAACAATCAGTTACGGAGAAGAACGTCCATTAGACCCGGCAAAGAATGAAGCGGCCTGGGCTATAAACAGGCGGGCTCATTTTACACTGGAATAG
- the tolB gene encoding Tol-Pal system beta propeller repeat protein TolB has product MLRALFVRIICYFAVIFFFTGSQISFAGYDYIDITNPFLRKIPVAVSYFKTFSGNPAERQAALKTSDLFSSMLEFTGYFKMLDRAAFLEDPHQSGITASNIKFHNWTSIGAELLITGMILKNADLLEMELRLYDTFKCKLIVGKRYKSKRGDQRRIVRRFCSEIIYHLTGNRGIFNSRIAFVSKASGHKEIYICDFDGYNLKRFTFNNNITLSPAWSSDGRWLAFTSYLKGHPDLYIKNLTQKRGSIVAKKGINITPAWVPGKFELAATFSFSGDQEIYMLTGNGKITKRLTVNKGIDSSPSFSPGGRRMAFVSKRSGTPQIYIKDFRSGNVNRLTFQGQYNTEPNWSPMGDKIAYSSMGGGEINIFVIGVDGGNLTQLTGSSADNESPSWSPDGSLILFSSTREGHAGIYVMTAYGTDQRRLLSMPGVQTDPAWSANIN; this is encoded by the coding sequence TAAGAATAATATGTTATTTCGCGGTGATATTTTTTTTTACCGGATCGCAAATCTCATTTGCGGGATATGATTATATAGATATAACAAATCCTTTTTTACGAAAAATTCCTGTTGCAGTCTCTTATTTTAAAACATTTTCAGGAAATCCGGCAGAGAGGCAAGCCGCCCTGAAAACATCAGATCTGTTTTCTTCAATGCTGGAGTTTACCGGCTATTTCAAAATGCTGGACAGGGCGGCATTTTTGGAAGATCCTCATCAGTCAGGCATTACTGCGTCAAATATTAAATTTCATAATTGGACATCTATAGGTGCGGAGCTGTTGATAACAGGCATGATCCTTAAAAACGCAGATCTGCTTGAAATGGAACTGAGATTGTATGATACATTTAAGTGCAAACTGATAGTGGGCAAGCGTTATAAAAGCAAGCGGGGAGACCAGAGGCGGATAGTACGTCGGTTTTGCAGCGAAATTATATATCATCTCACAGGCAACAGGGGCATATTTAACAGCAGGATTGCATTTGTATCAAAGGCTTCAGGTCATAAGGAGATCTATATCTGTGACTTTGACGGTTACAATCTTAAACGATTTACCTTTAATAATAACATAACCCTGTCCCCTGCCTGGTCATCCGATGGCCGATGGTTGGCTTTTACTTCATACTTAAAAGGCCATCCTGATCTTTATATAAAAAATTTAACACAAAAAAGAGGTTCCATTGTCGCTAAAAAAGGAATCAACATTACTCCTGCATGGGTTCCAGGCAAATTTGAGCTTGCAGCGACATTTTCATTTTCCGGTGACCAGGAAATTTATATGTTGACCGGAAACGGTAAAATAACTAAAAGATTAACTGTAAACAAGGGAATAGATTCATCCCCATCATTCTCTCCGGGTGGGAGAAGGATGGCATTTGTTTCAAAAAGATCAGGAACTCCGCAAATTTATATTAAGGATTTTAGATCAGGGAATGTAAACAGACTTACATTTCAAGGACAATATAATACCGAGCCGAATTGGTCGCCTATGGGTGATAAAATAGCTTATTCATCTATGGGCGGGGGTGAAATAAATATATTTGTTATTGGTGTTGACGGTGGGAATCTTACGCAGTTGACAGGTTCTTCCGCCGATAATGAATCTCCCTCCTGGTCTCCGGACGGCAGCCTGATTTTATTCAGCTCAACTCGCGAAGGCCATGCCGGGATATATGTAATGACTGCTTATGGAACTGACCAGAGGCGTTTACTGTCCATGCCAGGCGTTCAGACTGATCCCGCATGGTCAGCTAATATTAATTAA